One Cystobacter fuscus DSM 2262 genomic window carries:
- a CDS encoding M16 family metallopeptidase, translating to MHRWLIPLLLVLWGAALPASAAEQPASPFFPYPMKVDRLPNGLTVIRVPFNSPGLIAYHTVVRVGSRNEVEPGRTGFAHFFEHMMFKGTKNFPEGEREKVIAAYGYDDNAFTSDDITVYHSYGPTAGLLKLVELEADRFRHLEYPEPSFQTEALAVLGEYHKNAALPWLKLEEELSRTAFTRHPYGHTTLGYYEDIKAMPQAYAYSRAFFERWYTPDNVLLVIVGDFDDAALMAAVQQHYGPWEGKSASIQLPKEPPQKQERFVHIDWPQSTQPQLLYAWRTPAARLDTSDAAVQAVLGTYLVGTTSPLYKELVLDKQLAQDLDGSTTPHRDPHLFSISATLQKEENRAAVRSALNAAVKELVTGKVDAARVEAIKSRTRYGLLMNMETAKDVAQQLSWYAGIYGTPDALARHAQKISEVKPGDLVAFARRYLPAANRTVLSLTPKQAGGQK from the coding sequence ATGCATCGATGGCTCATTCCCCTTCTGCTCGTCCTGTGGGGCGCGGCGCTCCCCGCCTCGGCCGCCGAGCAGCCCGCTTCCCCCTTCTTCCCCTACCCCATGAAGGTCGACCGCCTGCCCAACGGGCTCACGGTCATCCGGGTGCCCTTCAACTCGCCCGGGCTCATCGCCTACCACACGGTGGTGCGCGTGGGCTCGCGCAACGAGGTGGAGCCGGGCCGCACGGGCTTCGCCCACTTCTTCGAGCACATGATGTTCAAGGGCACGAAGAACTTCCCCGAGGGTGAGCGCGAGAAGGTCATCGCCGCCTACGGCTACGACGACAACGCCTTCACCTCGGACGACATCACCGTCTACCACTCGTACGGGCCCACCGCCGGGCTGCTCAAGCTGGTGGAGCTCGAGGCCGATCGCTTCCGCCACCTCGAGTACCCCGAGCCTTCCTTCCAGACCGAGGCGCTCGCCGTGCTGGGCGAGTACCACAAGAACGCCGCCCTGCCCTGGCTGAAGCTCGAGGAGGAGCTCTCGCGCACCGCCTTCACCCGCCACCCCTACGGCCACACCACGCTCGGCTACTACGAGGACATCAAGGCCATGCCCCAGGCCTACGCCTACAGCCGGGCCTTCTTCGAGCGCTGGTACACCCCCGACAACGTCCTGCTCGTCATCGTCGGGGACTTCGATGACGCCGCGCTGATGGCGGCCGTGCAGCAGCACTATGGCCCCTGGGAGGGCAAGAGCGCCTCCATCCAACTGCCCAAGGAGCCGCCCCAGAAGCAGGAGCGCTTCGTCCACATCGACTGGCCCCAGAGCACCCAGCCCCAACTGCTCTACGCCTGGCGCACCCCGGCGGCGCGGCTCGACACCTCCGACGCCGCCGTCCAGGCCGTGCTCGGCACCTACCTCGTGGGCACCACCAGCCCGCTCTACAAGGAGCTCGTCCTGGACAAGCAGCTCGCCCAGGACCTGGACGGCAGCACCACGCCCCACCGGGATCCCCACCTCTTCAGCATCTCCGCCACCCTCCAGAAGGAGGAGAACCGCGCCGCCGTCCGCTCCGCCCTCAACGCCGCGGTGAAGGAGCTCGTCACCGGCAAGGTGGACGCCGCCCGCGTCGAGGCCATCAAGAGCCGCACCCGCTACGGGCTGCTCATGAACATGGAGACCGCCAAGGACGTGGCCCAGCAGCTCTCCTGGTACGCCGGCATCTACGGCACCCCGGACGCGCTCGCCCGCCATGCCCAGAAGATCTCCGAGGTGAAGCCCGGCGACCTCGTCGCCTTCGCCCGCCGCTACCTCCCCGCCGCCAACCGCACCGTGCTCTCCCTCACCCCCAAGCAGGCCGGAGGTCAGAAGTGA
- a CDS encoding M16 family metallopeptidase: protein MRPLLSRSLALGAALYLGGCATASRTAPTPEAAPPPAPPPAQAQTPAEPPAPTSVPARPLRQPEPARLVVQAHPDSPIVSFRLVFHAGSVDDPQGKEGLGALTAQLLAEGGTQSLTSAQLLAVLFPMAAELDASTDKEFTVFSGRVHKDFLPRFLELFTDVLLKPRFDPQEFERLRSLALSDLRNGLRSENDEALGKVALDALLYAGHPYAHFVGGTEKGLEAITLEDVKAHAARVFTQDRLVIGLAGPVDEQLQRTVVSRLSALPATGAPRVQLPAVPTPGGRALVVQKPTLSTAISLGYVTPLRRGDPDFFPVAFALSYLGEHRQLGGVLFNELREKRGLNYGDYAYAEHFIEERGSTYSRTNIARTQQDLSLWIRPVVPDNAMFATRGTLYFLDQLVAQPIPADRFERSRGFLLGYTRLWEQTDQRRLGYAIDALFHGTPDYLEQYRAALAKMTPESVHAAVRRHVRPEALDFAFVTQNAEDLVKQLKEQAPSPITYASPKSPELLEQDKAIGARPLPIRPDAIQVVPADTFMEK from the coding sequence ATGCGTCCGCTCCTCTCCCGCTCCCTTGCCCTCGGCGCCGCGCTGTACCTCGGCGGCTGCGCCACCGCGTCCCGCACCGCCCCCACTCCCGAAGCGGCTCCGCCCCCCGCGCCCCCCCCGGCCCAGGCCCAGACGCCCGCCGAGCCCCCCGCGCCCACGTCCGTCCCCGCCCGGCCCCTGCGACAGCCGGAGCCCGCGCGGCTCGTCGTCCAGGCCCACCCGGACAGCCCCATCGTCAGCTTCCGGCTCGTCTTCCACGCGGGCTCGGTGGATGACCCCCAGGGCAAGGAAGGCCTTGGCGCCCTCACCGCGCAGCTGCTCGCCGAGGGAGGCACGCAGAGCCTCACCTCCGCCCAGCTCCTCGCGGTCCTCTTTCCCATGGCGGCCGAGCTGGACGCCTCCACCGACAAGGAGTTCACGGTCTTCTCCGGCCGCGTCCACAAGGACTTCCTGCCGCGCTTCCTCGAGCTGTTCACCGACGTGCTGCTCAAGCCCCGCTTCGATCCCCAGGAGTTCGAGCGGCTGCGCTCGCTGGCCCTCAGCGACCTGCGCAACGGGCTGCGCAGCGAGAACGACGAGGCGTTGGGCAAGGTGGCGCTCGACGCGCTCCTCTACGCGGGCCACCCCTACGCGCACTTCGTGGGCGGCACCGAGAAGGGCCTCGAGGCCATCACCCTGGAGGACGTGAAGGCCCACGCCGCGCGCGTCTTCACCCAGGACCGGCTCGTCATCGGGCTGGCGGGTCCGGTGGACGAGCAGCTCCAGCGCACCGTCGTCTCGCGGCTGTCCGCGCTGCCCGCCACCGGCGCGCCGCGCGTGCAACTGCCCGCCGTGCCCACCCCCGGCGGCCGCGCCCTCGTCGTGCAGAAGCCCACCCTCTCCACGGCCATCTCCCTGGGCTATGTCACCCCGCTGCGCCGGGGGGATCCGGACTTCTTCCCCGTGGCCTTCGCCCTGTCGTACCTCGGGGAGCACCGCCAGCTGGGCGGCGTGCTCTTCAACGAGCTGCGCGAGAAGCGGGGCCTCAACTACGGCGACTACGCCTACGCCGAGCACTTCATCGAGGAGCGCGGCTCCACGTACAGCCGCACCAACATCGCGCGCACCCAGCAGGATCTCTCGTTGTGGATCCGCCCCGTGGTGCCCGACAACGCGATGTTCGCCACCCGGGGCACGCTCTACTTCCTCGATCAACTGGTGGCCCAGCCCATCCCCGCGGACCGGTTCGAGCGCAGCCGGGGCTTCCTCCTGGGCTACACGCGCCTGTGGGAGCAGACGGATCAACGCCGCCTGGGCTACGCCATCGACGCGCTCTTCCACGGCACGCCGGACTACCTGGAGCAGTACCGCGCCGCGCTCGCGAAGATGACGCCCGAGTCCGTGCACGCCGCCGTGCGCCGCCACGTGCGTCCCGAGGCCCTCGACTTCGCCTTCGTCACCCAGAACGCCGAGGACCTGGTGAAGCAGTTGAAGGAGCAGGCCCCCTCGCCCATCACCTACGCCTCGCCCAAGAGCCCCGAGCTGCTGGAGCAGGACAAGGCGATTGGCGCGCGGCCCCTGCCCATCCGCCCCGACGCCATCCAGGTCGTCCCCGCGGACACCTTCATGGAAAAATAG